From one Papilio machaon chromosome 16, ilPapMach1.1, whole genome shotgun sequence genomic stretch:
- the LOC106718863 gene encoding 40S ribosomal protein S9 yields MVNNRVPSVFSKTYVTPRRPFEKARLDQELKIIGEYGLRNKREVWRVKYTLARIRKAARELLTLEEKDPKRLFEGNALLRRLVRIGVLDEKQMKLDYVLGLKIEDFLERRLQTQVFKAGLAKSIHHARILIRQRHIRVRKQVVNIPSFVVRLDSGKHIDFSLKSPFGGGRPGRVKRKNLRKGQTGGAANDDEED; encoded by the exons ATGGTGAACAACCGAGTGCCGTCGGTCTTCTCTAAGACCTACGTAACCCCGCGGCGGCCTTTCGAAAAGGCGCGCTTGGACCAGGAGTTGAAGATCATCGGTGAATATGGTCTCCGTAACAAACGTGAAGTGTGGAGGGTGAAGTACACACTCGCTCGCATCCGTAAGGCTGCCAGAGAACTGCTTACGCTGGAGGAGAAAGACCCTAAAAGGCTTTTCGAAG GTAATGCATTGCTTCGTCGTCTGGTGAGGATCGGAGTGTTGGATGAGAAACAGATGAAGCTGGATTATGTGCTGGGCCTCAAGATTGAGGACTTCTTGGAGCGCAGGCTGCAGACACAGGTGTTCAAGGCTGGTCTGGCCAAGTCCATACATCATGCTCGTATTCTCATCAGACAGAGACACATCCG TGTACGCAAGCAGGTGGTGAACATCCCGTCATTTGTGGTGAGGCTGGACTCGGGCAAGCACATTGACTTCTCGCTCAAGTCACCGTTCGGTGGTGGCCGTCCTGGTCGCGTCAAGCGCAAGAACCTCCGCAAGGGACAGACTGGTGGAGCTGCTAATGATGATGAAGAAgattaa
- the LOC106718865 gene encoding O-acyltransferase like protein — MFVFFYIFQFIIIFHSEAIILQVNESEYDRMPAIFDLEPYHPCLRREDGVYCLLRVDLHADEDNELMQLIRGYSEHTVKHFNYTYLQRGVCVSTTCRDFMSNKTEVISRVDDLGGILERCLNESLFKQHGLQAKLSTVYNCDKHNDEITYDTLDWIVAFCFLIILAINITGSCYDYFYLSKMEKNNKENRFLSSFSVFRNWKWLTEYSAPEPRMEKLKGFHCVKCILMFFIMFDHCAWINATFTNYPLDYERYYDTWGYQLVNGGMMLVQIFFVLSAFILAYNLLLKSEKMPLTWAIYPKIILLRIWRLSPAYAVVLAFTASWLRHAGGGGGPLWQLAGGSVAGACQRYAWTHLLYFNNYVEDNKACALHTWYLAADFQLFVLGLAVMVGTRGRTRHVALFVLFLIGLLLPAWQVWLQDLDAVVLKKPEFYRSFHNPTFRKMHISGHANIVCCVFGLSTALLVYRLQRNKVDLSRNKILKHLCWFVVPGVMVLLASCAVFYTAERASLLTRMTVAALHRVVMATISSFVIVALVMRINKPISRLLEWGGWAVPGRLSYCVYLVHLNMVHVLLARRTHLSQVSMYNLALNFVGVYGWSHVVALMLHLLVEAPTSRLVHAATTAHHKTA, encoded by the exons atgtttgtattcttttatatatttcaatttataattatttttcatagcgAAGCTATTATTCTTCAAGTGAATG AATCCGAATATGACCGTATGCCGGCAATCTTCGACCTGGAGCCGTACCATCCATGCCTGCGTCGAGAGGACGGAGTCTACTGTCTACTTCGAGTAGACCTCCACGCTGATGAAGATAACGAGCTCATGCAGCTTATTCGT ggTTACTCGGAACATACagtgaaacattttaattatacatatttgcAAAGGGGTGTTTGCGTGTCCACTACATGCCGAGAttttatgtcaaataaaaCTGAAGTAATAAGTAGAGTTGATGACTTAGGAGGGATCCTCGAGAGATGCCTCAACGAGTCATTGTTTAAACAGCACGGGCTGCAAGCGAAGCTATCCACTGTATACAACTGTGACAAACACAATGACGAAATTACATACGATACGTTAGATTGGATTGTGGctttttgttttctaataattttagctATTAACATAACTGGAAGTTGTTATGACTACTTCTATCTGtcgaaaatggaaaaaaataataaag aaaatcGGTTTTTATCATCTTTCTCGGTATTTCGAAATTGGAAATGGCTGACGGAGTACAGCGCCCCGGAACCGAGGATGGAGAAACTGAAAGGATTCCACTGTGTTAa gtgcatactaatgttttttataatgtttgacCACTGCGCGTGGATAAATGCCACATTTACTAACTATCCGTTGGATTATGAACGG TACTACGACACGTGGGGCTACCAGCTGGTGAACGGCGGGATGATGCTAGTTCAGATATTCTTCGTGCTATCTGCCTTTATCCTCGCCTACAATCTGCTCCTGAAGAGCGAGAAGATGCCTCTCACCTGGGCCATCTATCctaaaattatcttactaagGATTTGGAG GTTGAGCCCGGCGTACGCGGTGGTGCTGGCGTTCACCGCGAGCTGGCTGCGGCacgcgggcggcggcgggggCCCGCTGTGGCAGCTGGCTGGCGGCAGCGTGGCCGGCGCCTGCCAGCGGTATGCCTGGACACATCTCCTGTACTTCAATAACTACGTTGAAGATAACAAGGCGTGTGCTCTTCATACATG GTACCTAGCGGCAGACTTCCAGTTGTTTGTGCTGGGTCTTGCAGTGATGGTGGGAACGCGCGGACGCACAAGACATGTGGCACTGTTTGTGCTGTTTCTTATAGGCCTCCTTCTGCCGGCGTGGCAAGTCTGGCTGCAGGATTTGGACGCCGTCGTACTAAAGAAACCAGA GTTCTACCGCAGCTTCCACAACCCGACATTCCGCAAGATGCACATCTCGGGGCACGCCAACATAGTGTGCTGCGTGTTCGGCCTCTCCACCGCCCTCCTCGTCTACCGATTGCAGAGGAACAAAGTTGACTTATCGAGGAATAAG ATATTAAAGCACCTGTGCTGGTTTGTGGTGCCGGGTGTAATGGTGCTGTTAGCGTCGTGCGCGGTGTTCTACACGGCGGAGCGTGCGTCGCTGCTCACCAGGATGACAGTGGCGGCGCTGCACCGGGTTGTCATGGCAACCATCTCCAGCTTCGTCATCGTCGCCCTCGTGATGAGGATCAACA AGCCGATCAGCCGCTTGTTGGAGTGGGGCGGGTGGGCGGTGCCGGGCCGGCTGTCGTACTGCGTGTACCTCGTCCACCTCAACATGGTGCATGTGCTGCTGGCGCGCAGGACTCATCTCTCGCAAGTCTCCATGTACAATCTG GCGTTGAATTTTGTGGGTGTGTACGGATGGTCGCACGTGGTGGCGCTGATGCTGCACCTGTTGGTGGAGGCGCCGACGTCGCGTCTGGTGCACGCGGCCACCACCGCACATCACAAGACCGCGTGA